The following coding sequences lie in one Cercospora beticola chromosome 9, complete sequence genomic window:
- the RCO1_2 gene encoding transcriptional regulatory protein rco1 produces the protein MATSTQTTTVEPQTQPPQVQQAAAELRAPDVPPISTAAPEATDGNYGLKSNWPVAIDLAGGSSPCRLEGEVEDLVVLGEVPKAIDGNFYRVMCDPFVPPHPDNVPIDGDGNISVFQFHNGRVDMKTRYIETERYKLERKANKALFGLYRNPHSHHPCVRAAVDSTANTNLVYWAEHLLALKEVALPYGVDPITLETRCYDPFKQIKAKTFTAHPKYDPYKDELVVFGYEAKGLGTRDIVTYSIDRAGKIKNEFWLQDPHETPGFIHDCAITPNWLILFVWPFEANVARMQKGGHHWAYDYSRGLTLIAVPRDAATPKASGWQSKEVRSYDWKNCMPIHTAAAWEEDGLIFIESCRVHDNAFPFFPPDEENPRMPAADTKADYVRWKIDPTQPDRAALEDPQIILDVPSEFPRIDERFMSSKYDIVWMNAFIPKKSDGGKNVFHGLNGIAMHSNKTGETRWFYAGDDSLVQEPIFVPRTDDAPEGDGWVIALVERRKANRCDVVVLDTKTFETPVAIVQLPLHVKAQIHGNWVPAKSLGGYKPIIKPVEVWGISGQGALEAF, from the exons ATGGCTACAAGCACTCAGACTACCACAGTCGAGCCTCAGACTCAGCCCCCTCAGGTTCAGCAAGCAGCCGCAGAGCTGCGAGCACCAGACGTACCTCCTATTTCCACTGCAGCGCCCGAAGCAACGGACGGGAACTATGGTCTGAAATCGAACTGGCCAGTCGCTATCGATCTTGCTGGAGGAAGCTCACCTTGCCGGCTGGAGGGTGAAGTCGAGGACTTGGTCGTCCTTGGCGAGGTGCCGAAGGCCATCGATGGCAACTTCTATCGTGTCATGTGCGATCCATTCGTTCCCCCGCATCCAGACAACGTTCCCATCGATGGAGACGGTAACATCTCGGTCTTCCAGTTCCACAATGGCCGGGTCGACATGAAAACCAGATATATCGAAACAGAGAGGTACAAACTCGAGCGAAAGGCCAACAAAGCGCTTTTCGGGTTGTATAGGAACCCGCACTCCCATCATCCATGCGTGAG AGCCGCTGTCGATTCGACAGCCAATACCAACCTTGTGTACTGGGCCGAGCATTTGCTGGCACTGAAGGAAGTCGCCTTACCATATGGTGTGGACCCCATTACTCTGGAAACGAGATGTTACGACCCTTTCAAGCAGATCAAAGCCAAGACTTTCACGGCACACCCAAAGTACGATCCATACAAGGACGAACTTGTAGTATTCGGTTATGAAGCCAAGGGCCTCGGAACCAGAGATATTGTGACTTATTCCATCGACCGGGCCGGCAAGATTAAGAACGAATTCTGGCTTCAGGATCCACACGAGACGCCGGGATTCATCCACGACTGCGCCATTACTCCCAACTGGCTCATTCTGTTCGTTTGGCCGTTCGAGGCAAACGTTGCCCGGATGCAGAAAGGCGGCCATCATTGGGCCTACGACTATAGTAGAGGTCTCACGCTGATCGCAGTCCCTCGCGATGCCGCAACTCCCAAAGCTTCCGGCTGGCAGTCGAAGGAGGTGCGCTCATACGACTGGAAGAACTGCATGCCGATTCACACAGCCGCAGCATGGGAAGAGGATGGCCTCATCTTCATTGAAAGCTGCCGTGTCCACGACAACGCCTTCCCGTTCTTCCCTCCTGACGAGGAGAACCCTCGCATGCCAGCCGCAGACACTAAAGCCGACTACGTTCGTTGGAAGATCGACCCCACGCAGCCCGATCGCGCCGCTCTCGAGGATCCTCAAATCATTCTCGACGTCCCATCTGAGTTTCCGCGCATTGATGAGCGATTCATGAGCTCCAAGTACGATATCGTCTGGATGAACGCCTTCATTCCCAAGAAGTCGGATGGCGGAAAGAACGTCTTCCATGGGCTCAACGGCATTGCAATGCACAGCAACAAAACTGGCGAAACTCGCTGGTTCTATGCAGGAGACGATTCGCTTGTGCAAGAACCAATCTTCGTTCCGCGAACAGACGACGCACCAGAGGGTGATGGATGGGTAATCGCATTGGTGGAGAGGCGAAAGGCTAATCGCTGTgatgtggtggtgttggacaCTAAGACTTTCGAGACTCCCGTGGCGATCGTGCAGTTGCCATTGCATGTCAAGGCTCAGATTCATGGTAATTGGGTTCCTGCGAAGTCGCTGGGCGGGTATAAGCCCATCATCAAGCCTGTAGAAGTTTGGGGCATTTCTGGGCAGGGCGCGTTGGAGGCATTCTAG
- a CDS encoding uncharacterized protein (CAZy:CBM50), whose translation MSYTVQSGDTFWSISQKLGLSVDALQAANPGVAAGSLRVGQVLNLPGSGTIKYTIVAGDTLWTISQKNGVSLEALQAANPGINPNTLQVGQVINIPRGGSAPAPAPAPAPAPPPPTNGTIPGARSFVPYSGPASNYPNPNQWANWDTLWNQNLRLMRLHDTEAEIALIRSSILTVSQESGVDRRVILCIIMQETGGNVRAPTTNNGVRNPGLMQSHNGVTFNPADPAGSILQMIRDGTSGTAFGDGLKQCYAKQGNWYAAFRQYNSGSVDPGNLNNGLGATADYVTKTANRLMGAIWVNM comes from the exons ATGTCATACACAGTCCAGTCTGGCGACACTTTCTGGTCTATCAGCCAGAAACTGGGTCTCTCTGTCGACGCACTCCAAGCAGCGAATCcaggtgttgctgctggaagcCTTCGAGTTGGACAAGTTCTCAATCTCCCAGGGTCTGGAACGATAAAGTACACAATCGTCGCCGGCGACACTCTCTGGACAATCTCTCAAAAGAATGGAGTTTCTCTAGAAGCTTTACAAGCAGCCAATCCCGGCATCAATCCCAACACTCTCCAAGTCGGCCAGGTCATTAACATTCCCAGAGGAGGCAgtgcaccagcaccagcacccgctcctgcgcctgctccaccgccaccaacCAATGGCACTATCCCTGGCGCAAGGTCCTTCGTTCCATACAGTGGTCCAGCATCTAATTACCCGAACCCCAACCAATGGGCAAATTGGGATACACTCTGGAATCAAAACTTACGACTCATGAGACTCCATGATACAGAAGCAGAAATCGCTCTCATTCGAAGTTCCATCCTCACCGTATCCCAGGAATCCGGCGTAGACAGAAGAGTCATTCTCTGCATCATCATGCAAGAAACTGGCGGAAATGTTCGCGCTCCTACT ACGAACAACGGCGTCCGCAACCCAGGTCTCATGCAATCTCACAATGGCGTAACTTTCAATCCCGCGGACCCAGCAGGCAGTATTCTTCAAATGATCCGCGATGGAACATCAGGCACTGCTTTTGGCGATGGATTGAAGCAATGTTACGCAAAGCAGGGAAACTGGTATGCGGCATTCAGACAGTATAATTCTGGAAGTGTAGATCCTGGCAATTTGAACAATGGGCTGGGAGCGACGGCAGATTATGTGACGAAGACCGCGAATCGATTGATGGGGGCGATTTGGGTGAATATGTGA
- a CDS encoding uncharacterized protein (CAZy:GH47) encodes MNTNRDPFNLRRKSPASQLFRSTSNSSLNSNNSNRDSNPPHHDRHLSPNYSPNASQNHGSSIASSSMSGYGIPASGGAAAASHSVDNWQSSGRSRFQHTNNHDAQQTLSEKVGDTIGGMFGDGRKESLPMYKDKPSNFYGPGGRNARQWMRRKRTLGAGLGVLAVLSWWFGILSPLSWIGGGSSDKGSASPATPVSGGQKQQSGSGWGLWSGKEKVDWNERALSVKDAFQISWAGYEKYGWGFDEYQPVSHNGKLMTPKGMGWIIVDALDTMMIMNLTTELEHARQWIHSNLTYDQDHDVNTFETTIRMLGGLLSAHYLSTQFEGKYAPTTDGLSDDLYIEKAVDLADRLLGAYESKSGVPFASVNLAKMQGLPSHADGGASSTAEATTLQLEMKYLSKLTGETHYWEHAEQVMRVVDDNQAEDGLVPIFIYADQGTFRSENIRLGSRGDSYYEYLIKQYLQTSHQEPVYREMWDESLAGVKKHLITYSYPNNYTLIAERPAGLHSRLEPKEDHLVCFMGGTIALATTGGVSLAQARKQPDWSEKHEEDMRLAHELTKTCIGMYQTKTGLAPEIAHFHIHDPPLMYNDFSPKELPQSPAEFNKCLDAKCTTTEDTVAKDFIFKAADVHNLQRPETVESLFYMWRITGDEQYRHWGWEMFQAFVKHTLVPDGEGFSSVASVLESQVHLRDNMESFWLAETLKYFYLLFTDEEILPLNEVVFNTEAHPFPRFELGKLFKTGWKRKKNRTEQETRELEQKLKKGDVLHDGEEADVVVVKVTKTMERKVEKETAVEASEKIGRGQRGKILAGKPLAGDEKAKRGSVMVDGSEEPSDV; translated from the exons ATGAACACCAACCGCGATCCCTTCAATCTCCGACGAAAATCTCCTGCTTCACAGCTCTTCCGCTCGACTTCCAATAGCAGTTTGAatagcaacaacagcaacagagaCAGCAATCCACCCCATCACGATCGTCACCTATCGCCGAACTATAGCCCCAATGCTTCGCAGAATCACGGCAGCTCAATAGCGTCGTCCAGCATGTCCGGCTACGGCATCCCGGCTAGCGGaggcgctgctgcggctTCACACAGCGTCGACAACTGGCAAAGTTCTGGGAGGTCACGATTTCAGCACACCAACAACCACGACGCGCAGCAGACTCTGAGCGAGAAGGTTGGAGATACAATTGGTGGTATGTTCGGTGATGGGAGGAAGGAGAGTTTGCCCATGTACAAAGATAAACCGAGCAATTTCTATGGACCTGGCGGCAGGAATGCGAGGCagtggatgaggaggaagaggacgttGGGTGCCGGGCTGGGAGTTCTGGCTGTGCTGAGTTGGTGGTTTGGGATACTAAGCCCATTGAGCTGGATTGGTGGAGGGTCATCAGACAAGGGTTCGGCTTCACCAGCGACACCTGTGTCCGGTGGGCAGAAACAACAGAGTGGGAGTGGATGGGGATTGTGGAGTGGGAAAGAAAAGGTGGATTGGAATGAGAGAGCGCTGAGTGTGAAAGATGCGTTTCAAATCAGCTGGGCAGGATATGAAAAGTATGGTTGGG GCTTCGACGAATACCAACCTGTTTCTCACAACGGCAAGCTCATGACGCCGAAAGGCATGGGATGGATCATTGTCGATGCGCTTGACACGATGATGATTATGAATTTGACGACAGAATTGGAACATGCACGACAGTGGATACATTCGAATCTAACATATGACCAGGACCACGATGTGAATACTTTTGAGACGACGATTCGAATGCTCGGCGGATTGCTCAGCGCACATTACTTGAGCACGCAGTTTGAGGGCAAGTATGCGCCGACGACAGATGGGCTCAGCGACGACCTGTACATTGAGAAGGCTGTTGATCTGGCAGATCGACTGTTGGGAGCATATGAGAGCAAGTCTGGAGTTCCCTTTGCGAGTGTCAACCTGGCAAAGATGCAGGGACTACCTTCACACGCTGACGGAGGCGCATCATCAACCGCGGAAGCTACCACTTTGCAATTGGAGATGAAGTATTTGTCCAAGCTGACTGGCGAAACGCATTACTGGGAGCACGCCGAGCAAGTCATGCGAGTCGTTGACGACAATCAAGCTGAAGACGGCTTGGTGCCCATTTTCATCTATGCTGACCAAGGCACGTTTCGAAGCGAAAACATTCGTTTAGGAAGCCGAGGCGACAGCTACTACGAGTATCTCATCAAGCAATATCTGCAGACTTCCCACCAAGAACCGGTCTATCGAGAGATGTGGGACGAGAGCTTGGCAGGTGTCAAGAAGCATCTGATCACGTACAGTTATCCAAACAATTACACGCTGATCGCGGAGAGGCCAGCTGGACTGCACTCGCGCCTGGAGCCGAAAGAGGACCACCTCGTCTGTTTCATGGGAGGCACCATTGCGCTAGCCACGACTGGTGGCGTGTCACTTGCGCAGGCCAGGAAACAACCAGACTGGTCCGAGAAGCATGAAGAAGATATGCGCCTCGCTCACGAGCTGACAAAGACTTGCATCGGCATGTACCAGACGAAAACAGGCCTCGCCCCCGAAATCGCCCACTTTCACATCCACGACCCGCCGCTCATGTACAACGACTTCTCGCCCAAAGAGCTCCCACAAAGCCCGGCCGAGTTCAACAAATGCCTCGATGCGAAATGCACCACGACCGAAGATACCGTCGCGAAAGACTTCATTTTCAAAGCCGCAGACGTGCACAACCTCCAACGTCCAGAGACTGTCGAAAGCTTATTCTACATGTGGCGCATTACAGGCGACGAACAGTATCGCCACTGGGGCTGGGAAATGTTCCAAGCTTTTGTCAAACATACTCTTGTTCCTGACGGAGAAGGCTTCTCCAGCGTCGCCAGTGTCCTGGAAAGCCAGGTGCACTTGAGAGATAATATGGAATCTTTCTGGCTGGCGGAGACGTTGAAGTACTTTTACTTACTTTTCACTGATGAAGAGATTCTTCCGCTGAACGAGGTTGTCTTCAATACGGAAGCGCATCCTTTCCCGAGATTTGAGCTTGGTAAATTGTTCAAGACGGGTTGGAAGAGGAAAAAGAATCGAACAGAGCAGGAGACGAGGGAATTGGAGCAGAAGTTGAAGAAGGGTGATGTTTTGCATGATGGGGAAGAAGCGGATGTGGTTGTTGTCAAGGTTACCAAGACGATGGAGAGGAAAgtggagaaggagacggCAGTTGAAGCGAGTGAGAAGATTGGAAGGGGACAGAGAGGCAAGATTCTGGCTGGCAAGCCGCTTGCTGGGgatgagaaggcgaagagagGTAGTGTGATGGTGGACGGGTCTGAGGAGCCGAGTGATGTATGA